The genomic window CGAGATTAACAGGGCAATGTTCACAAAATCGGATCATTATGCAAAAATCCACTTTGACAATCATTTCGTTATCTATAACGCGGAGAATCTCTACGAATCGACTTGGCAGAATCCGGGGTTACAGGAATTGGAAAAGGCCCTTGGAGATATCGATCCTGCATCGGATCGAGCAAGAAGAATGGCCAAGAGATCCATGACCTCTCCGTAGATTTTAGGAAATTTCTTTTTATACGAACAAAACCCGGATTGACAGAGTTCGGGAGCGAATATATCCCCTTTCTTTGTGCCGGAACTAAGTTGCCCTAACTGCGGAGCCCCCGTACCCATCCAAAACAAAGCGTCCGTGTACGCCGTTTGTTCCAGTTGTAAGACCATCTCCGTAAAGAAAGACGCGAATCTGGAAAAGATGGGATTGGCGGGAGAACTCGCAGACGACCATTCTATCGTTCAGATCGGGACAGAAGGAAATTACAAAGGAAAACACTTCCGAGTTTTAGGTAGGATCCAGCTCAAATTCGAATTGGGGTTCTGGAACGAGTGGCATGTAGCAGAAGGAGACGGATCTTCCGCTTGGTTAGGAGAGGCCCAGGGCAGTTATTATTATACAAAATTGCAAACCGATATTCCCCGAGAGCAGATCCCTCAGCTCGAGACCGGCGACTCGGGTGAGATCGACGTCTACAGCGTAACTAAGGAAGGCAATCGAAGGGAAAGACTTCGCCCTGGAGACGATTTCAGCCTAGGCAAAGAAGAATGGACCTTAAAGGAGATCATGACCGCCACTTGCGTGAGCGGAGAAGGTGAACTTCCCGTAAGTTTCGAGACGGGTTACACCGCTCCTCTCTTAGATCTTGCAAACGGTGAGGGCTTGTTTGGGACCTTGGATTATTCGGAGAGCCCGGCGTTACTATTCTCCGGAAGCTTTGCGAGCTTAGAAGAATTACATTTAACGAATATACGGCAAGAAGAAGTCGCCTACAACCAAACTCCCGTCCCCGCCAGATCCATACAATGTATGGGATGCGGAGCCTCTCTCAGCCAATTGAGCCCCGGTTTCTCCAAGTCCATTGCCTGCGAATATTGCGGAACCGTAATGGATTCGGAAAGAGAAGAACTGAAGATCATAGGAAAGTTCGAAGAAGTTTCCAAGAAGGATATTCGCCTTCCTTTGGGAACAAAGGTAACGCTTCCAAAACTCCCCGAGTCCCAGGTAATCGGTATATTAAAGAAATCTACCGAGATAGACGGAGAGACCTATACTTGGACGGATTATCTACTTAGATACCAAGGTGGATATTCTTGGCTGAACGAGAACGGGGATAACTGGACTTATTTCGAGCCCTTACCTGGAATTCCAAAGTGGTCTGCCGGGCTAAAGCGAGTCTTCGATAAGAAAGCATACAAATGGTTTAGCACTTCCGATTCCAAAACGGATCTCGCACTCGGCGAATTCTATTGGAAAGTAAGTGCGGGAGAAAAGGCGGAGATTGAGGATTATATCGCTCCTCCGAATATGATCTCTTCCGAAAAGACGAACCAAGAGATCTTCTGGTCCAAGGGAACCTTCATCCCTTTCAATGTGATGAGGAAATCACTGCCCTTGGACGTGGCCTCTACATTACAAAAACCGGAAATAGTTGGGGTCTGCGAACCGAATCCGTTCAAGATCCGTTTTAAACGGAATTTCTGGGTGGCTCTCGTCTTGACGATCGTGTTCCTCGGTTTCCAGATCAACGGATGTGCTAAGGCAAAAAACCTGACGGTATTTAAGGGAAGTTTCAAATATACGCAAACTTCCACACAAAATACGGATATCGGATCTCCCAATTTTCACGACAATTCCTTTGTAACGGATGTATTCGAGATCCCCGGAGATCCTTCCGATAACGTGGAGATCCAGATCGAGGCTCCTAACCTGGACAATCGATATTTATATTTTTCCACCGCTTTGATCAACGTGGATACGGACACCGCCTACGATATTGGAATGGAAACCAGTTATTATCACGGAGTCGACGACGGAGAATCCTGGTCAGAAGGGTCAAAATCGGACTCTAAAGCGTTAGCCGAAATTCCTCCCGGTAAATACTATCTCCGCTTAGAGAGCCAGTCGGATTACCTTCCCGGGACCGGATCGGAATATAAGGTGACTGTGCTCAGGGATGTGATGAGTGTCGCTCCTTTCTTTCTGTTCTCTATCTTCCTTTGGCTTCCCTTGATCTATACGTATTTCAGAAGCTATCTATTCGAATCTAGGCGAGAATAAAGAGGTATCAAATGGATTTTTTAAAGGGATTGGTCTATCCGATTTTCGCCGCGAGCATGGCTTTCGGTTTCTTTGCGAATTATAGACTCGGAGGAGCCTCGGACGATTTCGAAGAGATCAATCAAGTACCGAAAACGGTCCGACAGAACCCGGGCATCTATCGCTCTCACTACTCTTGGTTCACTCGAAATTTTCCGGGAGGAAAATAAACTGCAGAGAGCCTTACTCGTATCCGTCTTAATTCTTTCCTCTTGCGGTTTAGTGTATGAGTTACTCGCAGGAACCGTCGCAAGCTATCTACTAGGAGAAACAGTTACACAATTCTCTCTCGTGATCGGGGTCTATTTATTCTCTATGGGAATAGGAAGTTGGCTTTCCCGTTACCTATTAGAGGACCTGATCCCCAAATTCCTGGATGTGGAACTCGCCTTAGGGTTACTAGGCGGATTTAGCGCAACTATCCTATTCTTAAGTTTCGGGCAGACCAGGATCTTTCAGATCCCCTTATTTACGATCGTGGTGGCGGTAGGCACTCTGGTAGGAATGGAGATTCCGCTTCTGCTTCGTATCCTGAAGAATAAATTAGGATTTCGTGATATGGTTTCCAAGGTACTCAGCTTGGACTATGCCGGAGCCTTATTGGCCTCACTCGCTTTTCCTATCTTCTTCGCGCCCAAATTGGGAATGGTACGAACCTCCCTATTCTTCGGACTCTTGAATGCGGGCACAGCACTTTGGGGGACATTTGTTCTTCCTTTAGCCGACCGCCAGAAAAATCTCCTGAGAGCAAAGTCCGCCATAGTGTTGACCCTTCTCGGATTAGGTTTCGCTTTCTCCGAAATGATCACATTCTATAGCGAAGAGAATCTATTCTCCGATGAGATCATTTACTCTAAACAAACCAATTTCCAGAAGATCGTAGTCACAAAGTATAAGAGCGAGCTTAGATTATTCTTAAACGGCCATTTGCAATTCAGTTCCAGGGACGAATATAGATATCATGAGACCTTGGTGCATCCGGCCCTTCTCTCGCATCCGAACCCGAAACGAATATTAGTATTGGGCGGAGGCGACGGATTAGCTGTCCGGGAGATTCTCAAACATCCAGGTATAGAAAGTATCACCCTGGTCGATCTAGATCCTGAAATGACCCGTATCTTTACAGAGCAGCCGATCCTCAGTCAGATCAACGGATCAAGTTTGAAAGACCCTAAGGTAAGAGTGCAGAATGCGGACGCATTTCTCTGGTTGGATGAATCGGACTCCGTATACGACGTAGTGCTCATCGACTTTCCTGACCCCAGCAATTTTTCCATAGGTAAACTGTACAGCACCGCTTTCTACAGAAACTTAAAGAGAAGGTTAAACAGATTCTCTGTTGTAGAGATCCAATCCACTTCTCCTTTATTTGCCAGAATGTCCTTTTGGTGTGTAGAGGCCACT from Leptospira langatensis includes these protein-coding regions:
- a CDS encoding DUF4178 domain-containing protein: MPELSCPNCGAPVPIQNKASVYAVCSSCKTISVKKDANLEKMGLAGELADDHSIVQIGTEGNYKGKHFRVLGRIQLKFELGFWNEWHVAEGDGSSAWLGEAQGSYYYTKLQTDIPREQIPQLETGDSGEIDVYSVTKEGNRRERLRPGDDFSLGKEEWTLKEIMTATCVSGEGELPVSFETGYTAPLLDLANGEGLFGTLDYSESPALLFSGSFASLEELHLTNIRQEEVAYNQTPVPARSIQCMGCGASLSQLSPGFSKSIACEYCGTVMDSEREELKIIGKFEEVSKKDIRLPLGTKVTLPKLPESQVIGILKKSTEIDGETYTWTDYLLRYQGGYSWLNENGDNWTYFEPLPGIPKWSAGLKRVFDKKAYKWFSTSDSKTDLALGEFYWKVSAGEKAEIEDYIAPPNMISSEKTNQEIFWSKGTFIPFNVMRKSLPLDVASTLQKPEIVGVCEPNPFKIRFKRNFWVALVLTIVFLGFQINGCAKAKNLTVFKGSFKYTQTSTQNTDIGSPNFHDNSFVTDVFEIPGDPSDNVEIQIEAPNLDNRYLYFSTALINVDTDTAYDIGMETSYYHGVDDGESWSEGSKSDSKALAEIPPGKYYLRLESQSDYLPGTGSEYKVTVLRDVMSVAPFFLFSIFLWLPLIYTYFRSYLFESRRE
- a CDS encoding polyamine aminopropyltransferase — translated: MQRALLVSVLILSSCGLVYELLAGTVASYLLGETVTQFSLVIGVYLFSMGIGSWLSRYLLEDLIPKFLDVELALGLLGGFSATILFLSFGQTRIFQIPLFTIVVAVGTLVGMEIPLLLRILKNKLGFRDMVSKVLSLDYAGALLASLAFPIFFAPKLGMVRTSLFFGLLNAGTALWGTFVLPLADRQKNLLRAKSAIVLTLLGLGFAFSEMITFYSEENLFSDEIIYSKQTNFQKIVVTKYKSELRLFLNGHLQFSSRDEYRYHETLVHPALLSHPNPKRILVLGGGDGLAVREILKHPGIESITLVDLDPEMTRIFTEQPILSQINGSSLKDPKVRVQNADAFLWLDESDSVYDVVLIDFPDPSNFSIGKLYSTAFYRNLKRRLNRFSVVEIQSTSPLFARMSFWCVEATLREAGFTTKALHVYVPSFGEWGFIMGGLEKLPSYRKALPVGLKFLNETELKSLSEFPEDMSKVPVEPNRLDNQSLVRYYDQEWNRLLD